The proteins below come from a single Poecilia reticulata strain Guanapo linkage group LG5, Guppy_female_1.0+MT, whole genome shotgun sequence genomic window:
- the LOC103465528 gene encoding caM kinase-like vesicle-associated protein, with protein MPFGCLTVGEKKEYHNPSDVTDKYDLGQIVKSEEFCEIFRAKDKATMKMYTCKKFLKKDGRKVRKAAKNEILILKMVKHPNILQLVDVFETKKEYFLFLELATGREVFDWILDQGYYSERDTSNVVRQVLEAVAYLHSLHIVHRNLKLENLVYYNRLKHSKIVISDFHLAKLENGLIKDPCGTPEYLAPEVVGRQRYGRPVDCWAIGVIMYILLSGNPPFYDESDDDDYENHDKNLFRKILAGDYEFDSPYWDEISDSAKNLVARLMEVDQDQRLTAQEAINHEWISGGAASDKNIKENVCAQIEKNFARAKWKKAVRVTTIMKRLRAPEQSDSKPAVPAAAADPTAPQASANPSAPPSAAGPDGAPDVAGEEKSQQAAGAPAEEPQPQAAEPTSRCNGEASAALHTAGKATDEQG; from the exons ATGCCATTTGGCTGTTTAACGGTTGGGGAAAAGAAGGAATACCACAATCCTTCGGACGTGACGGATAAATATGACCTGGGTCAGATTGTTAAATC GGAGGAGTTCTGTGAGATCTTTAGGGCCAAGGACAAAGCCACCATGAAAATGTACACGTGTAAGAAGTTCCTGAAGAAAGACGGGAGGAAAGTCCGGAAGGCTGCCAAAAATGAGATCCTCATCTTGAAGAT GGTGAAGCATCCCAACATCCTCCAGCTGGTTGACGTCTTCGAGACCAAAAAGGAGTACTTCCTCTTCCTGGAGCT TGCGACAGGCAGAGAGGTGTTCGACTGGATCCTGGACCAGGGCTACTACTCGGAGCGGGACACCAGCAACGTGGTGCGGCAGGTCCTGGAGGCCGTGGCCTACCTGCACTCCCTGCACATCGTTCACAGGAACCTGAAG TTGGAGAACTTGGTGTACTACAACCGTCTAAAGCACTCCAAAATCGTCATCAGTGACTTCCACCTGGCCAAGCTGGAGAACGGGCTGATCAAGGACCCCTGTGGGACACCAGAGTACCTGG CTCCTGAAGTGGTTGGCAGACAGCGGTACGGCCGGCCTGTGGACTGCTGGGCCATAGGTGTCATCATGTACATCCT TCTGTCAGGCAACCCTCCGTTCTACGACGAAAGCGATGACGACGATTACGAAAACCACGACAAGAACCTTTTCCGAAAAATCCTGGCGGGCGATTACGAGTTTGACTCTCCGTACTGGGATGAAATCTCCGATTCGG CTAAGAACCTGGTTGCTCGTTTGATGGAGGTGGATCAAGACCAGAGGCTGACGGCCCAGGAGGCCATAAACCATGAATG GATCTCCGGTGGCGCGGCTTCAGATAAGAACATCAAGGAAAACGTGTGTGCACAGATAGAAAAGAACTTTGCCAGAGCTAAATGGAAG AAAGCTGTGCGAGTCACCACCATCATGAAGAGACTAAGAGCGCCTGAGCAGAGCGACTCGAAGCCCGCCGTCCCCGCAGCAGCTGCTGACCCCACGGCTCCCCAGGCCTCCGCCAATCCCTCAGCGCCTCCGTCTGCGGCTGGGCCCGATGGCGCTCCTGACGTCGCCGGAGAGGAGAAGAGCCAGCAGGCGGCGGGGGCCCCAGCCGAGGAGCCGCAGCCGCAGGCGGCCGAGCCCACGTCACGCTGCAACGGCGAAGCTTCCGCTGCGCTTCACACGGCGGGCAAGGCAACGGATGAGCAGGGTTAA